The Verrucomicrobiota bacterium genome window below encodes:
- a CDS encoding DegT/DnrJ/EryC1/StrS family aminotransferase: protein MSSNSFDLISRRGFLAASSGVVLAAALPSVQEAAKPPSLPKLALHGGEKAVKKSIRLPIRWGESERERLNAMLGQESLLYWKGPQTTLLLERFRKICPLKYTMNCSSGTAALHIAVAAAGIGPGDEVITAPITDIGTVIGVIYQQGVPVFADLGANTYNLDARDVERRITARTKVITAVHLAGNPCDMTALKAIADRHNLILIEDCAQAWGTKYQGQPVGTVGHIACFSLQNSKHVTCGDGGIVGSNDERFGPLLQRYGDKGFDREKGGLFECFATNYRMSEPQAAVAAAQLGRLEGIVAQRARLGDLLTAQITGLAGIRPHHVASGDRCSYWFYMFRLSPSAFRCDRAEFVKALSAEGVPASAGYIPVPLHRNPVFLKHGFFNGRWPLRETGLTSMDYTKVECPEAEAILQTGIRVTIHEAMTEEFILGVAEGIRKVARHYAA, encoded by the coding sequence TTGCATGGCGGAGAGAAAGCGGTCAAGAAATCGATCCGCTTGCCGATCCGCTGGGGCGAATCGGAACGGGAACGGCTCAACGCGATGCTCGGCCAGGAGTCGCTGCTTTATTGGAAGGGGCCTCAGACCACGCTCCTGCTTGAGCGCTTTCGCAAAATCTGTCCGCTCAAATACACCATGAATTGTTCCTCTGGAACGGCGGCGCTGCACATCGCCGTGGCGGCGGCTGGCATCGGGCCGGGCGATGAAGTCATCACGGCGCCGATTACGGACATCGGAACGGTCATCGGCGTGATTTACCAGCAAGGCGTGCCGGTGTTCGCGGATTTGGGCGCGAACACCTATAACCTGGACGCGCGGGATGTCGAACGCCGCATCACCGCGAGAACCAAAGTTATCACCGCCGTGCACCTGGCCGGCAACCCGTGCGACATGACCGCGTTGAAGGCGATCGCAGACCGGCACAACTTGATTCTGATCGAAGACTGTGCCCAGGCCTGGGGAACGAAATATCAAGGACAGCCCGTCGGCACGGTGGGCCATATCGCTTGTTTCTCGTTACAGAACTCCAAACACGTCACGTGCGGCGACGGCGGAATCGTCGGCTCAAACGACGAGCGCTTTGGCCCGCTTCTGCAACGATACGGCGACAAGGGTTTCGACCGGGAGAAGGGCGGCTTGTTTGAGTGCTTTGCCACGAACTATCGCATGAGCGAACCGCAAGCCGCCGTGGCCGCCGCTCAACTCGGACGCCTGGAAGGTATCGTCGCCCAACGCGCGCGTCTGGGCGACCTGCTGACGGCGCAGATCACCGGGTTGGCCGGCATCCGGCCGCATCATGTCGCTTCCGGCGACCGCTGTTCGTATTGGTTTTACATGTTCCGACTTTCACCCTCGGCATTCCGCTGCGACCGCGCCGAGTTCGTCAAAGCGCTGTCGGCTGAAGGCGTGCCGGCGTCGGCCGGTTACATTCCCGTGCCGCTGCATCGCAATCCCGTGTTTCTCAAGCACGGATTCTTCAACGGGCGTTGGCCGCTTCGGGAAACGGGCCTGACTTCGATGGATTACACGAAGGTTGAATGCCCGGAGGCCGAAGCGATCTTGCAGACGGGCATCCGTGTCACAATTCATGAGGCCATGACGGAGGAATTCATTCTGGGGGTGGCCGAGGGGATTCGCAAAGTAGCCCGCCACTATGCGGCCTGA